The following proteins come from a genomic window of Miscanthus floridulus cultivar M001 chromosome 2, ASM1932011v1, whole genome shotgun sequence:
- the LOC136533259 gene encoding pentatricopeptide repeat-containing protein At5g02830, chloroplastic-like, with protein sequence MALAMTSSPQPPSPSHRRRRRSQHTTPTPTPTPTPNANPNHKPRAKALPLLPDVGVGRDPAAIKYYARVASNLAGAGRLRDFLLAAEGLRAVAGDDPTFAARISARLLSRGVAAAVRERGLPFVLEFFRDAERVRVPAVEMLDADASDAVAGACRMLLEERRMVEFVEVVEALARYGFYVQGIVNPMDVLKIFVKQRDPDIAIRYARIFPNSQLLLCNTMEAFGKRKELKNALMVFGALKDQLGGINMFACRSIIDICGHCGSAVQARIIFEGLLADKVTPNTYVFNSLMNVNAHSLSYNFSVYKHMQNLGIPPDLTSYNILLKTCCNAREFNLAQEIYEEMKKKEHNGLLKLDVFTYSTMMKVFADAKMWKMASNIKEDMQVNGILLNLVTWSSLINGYANSGLVDRAIEILEEMIRDGCQPTAPCFNIILTACVKSCQYDRAFRLFYSWKESGIKISLSPEQKRGLDGGFTFCKEYPSNGSTILVVPFRPTVTTYNILMKACGTNAERAKSVMNEMRRNGLCPDLISWSILMDIYGTSQNRDGAVQALRRMQRVGMRLNVSAYTVAIKACVENKDLKLALHLFEEMKTHQLKPNLVTYKTLLAARSNYGSLQEVQQCLAIYQEMRKAGYQANDYYLKELIVEWCEGVLSTRSDNQDFYNLDLQPKRKESFNLFLEKVVTVLQKDTDQNQIVDVRGLSKVEARIVVLSVLRKIKEQYLVGRVVQDDVVIITGHEKTSRTEAETNTVDVVQAIVTVLTADLGLEVLIGPGSRPPVSSKPKAPTKSRSNLEQISKEFTMRPQGMIKIPINSLNHWLKKKAVRIAE encoded by the exons ATGGCCTTGGCCATGACCTCGTCCCCGCAGCCACCGTCCCCttcccaccgccgccgtcgccgctcgCAACacaccacccccacccccacccccacccccacccccaatgCCAATCCCAATCACAAACCCAGGGCCAAGGCCCTCCCCCTTCTCCCCGACGTCGGCGTCGGCCGCGACCCTGCCGCCATCAAGTACTACGCCCGCGTCGCATCCAACCTCGCGGGTGCAGGCCGTCTCCGCGACTTCCTCCTCGCCGCCGAGGGCCTCCGCGCAGTCGCGGGCGACGATCCCACCTTCGCGGCGCGCATCAGCGCCCGTCTCCTGTCGCGCGGCGTCGCCGCCGCTGTCCGCGAGCGCGGGCTGCCCTTCGTGCTCGAGTTCTTCCGAGACGCCGAGCGCGTGCGCGTCCCCGCAGTCGAGATGCTCGACGCCGACGCGTCCGACGCTGTCGCCGGCGCCTGCCGGATGTTGCTGGAGGAGCGACGAATGGTGGAGTTCGTGGAGGTCGTCGAGGCGCTAGCTC GGTATGGATTCTATGTTCAAGGCATTGTGAACCCCATGGATGTACTGAAAATATTTGTCAAGCAGCGTGACCCAGATATAGCTATAAG GTATGCACGCATATTTCCTAATTCCCAACTTTTACTCTGCAATACCATGGAAGCTTTTGGAAAAAGAAAGGAGTTGAAAAATGCTTTAATGGTCTTTGGAGCCCTTAAGGACCAGCTTGGAGGCATCAATATGTTTGCATGCCGAAGTATAATAGATATATGTGGCCATTGTGGCTCTGCTGTACAGGCTCGAATTATATTTGAG GGGCTGCTTGCTGATAAGGTTACTCCAAATACGTACGTCTTCAACAGCCTAATGAATGTTAATGCCCATAGCTTGAGCTACAACTTTTCAGTCTACAAGCATATGCAA AATCTCGGTATCCCTCCTGATTTGACTTCATATAATATTCTTTTGAAGACATGCTGCAATGCCAGAGAATTCAACTTGGCTCAAGAAATTTATGAAGAAATGAAGAAAAAGGAACATAATGGCCTTTTAAAGCTAGATGTTTTCACATATAGTACAATGATGAAG GTGTTTGCAGATGCAAAAATGTGGAAGATGGCTTCCAACATCAAAGAGGATATGCAAGTGAATGGGATTCTTCTTAACCTAGTAACATGGTCATCGTTAATCAATGGTTATGCAAATTCTGGTCTGGTCGATCGTGCAATAGAGATCCTTGAAGAAATGATAAGGGATGGCTGCCAACCTACAGCCCCATGCTTCAATATTATCCTTACTGCTTGTGTCAAGTCATGCCAATACGATAGAGCTTTCCGCTTGTTCTACAGTTGGAAGGAGTCTGGTATCAAGATATCTCTATCCCCTGAACAGAAGAGAGGTCTTGATGGTGGCTTTACATTCTGTAAAGAGTATCCTAGTAATGGCAGTACTATATTGGTGGTTCCATTCAGGCCAACAGTCACAACCTATAACATCTTGATGAAGGCTTGTGGTACTAATGCAGAACGTGCAAAGTCTGTAATGAACGAAATGAGGCGGAATGGCCTTTGTCCTGATCTTATCAGCTGGTCTATACTCATGGATATTTATGGAACTTCTCAAAATAGGGATGGAGCTGTTCAG GCACTAAGGAGAATGCAGCGAGTTGGGATGAGACTTAATGTCTCTGCATATACTGTTGCTATTAAG GCATGTGTTGAAAACAAAGATTTGAAGTTAGCACTGCACTTGTTTGAAGAAATGAAAACACACCAACTGAAGCCCAATTTG GTGACCTACAAAACTCTCCTGGCGGCACGCAGCAATTATGGATCACTACAGGAGGTCCAGCAGTGTTTAGCAATATATCAGGAAATGAGGAAAGCAGG GTATCAGGCAAATGACTATTATCTCAAGGAATTAATAGTGGAATGGTGTGAAGGAGTTCTGTCTACTCGCAGTGATAATCAAGATTTttacaatttggatctacaacCTAAGAGGAAAGAATCGTTCAACCTGTTTCTTGAGAAAGTCGTAACAGTCTTGCAAAAAGATACTGATCAGAACCAAATTGTCGATGTTCGTGGCCTTTCAAAG GTTGAAGCTCGAATTGTTGTTCTCTCTGTTCTTCGGAAGATCAAAGAGCAATACCTCGTAG GAAGAGTGGTCCAGGATGATGTGGTTATCATCACAGGTCATGAGAAGACATCAAGAACTGAAGCTGAAACTAATACGGTTGACGTCGTGCAGGCAATAGTTACTGTTTTGACGGCTGATCTGGGTCTTGAAGTTTTGATTGGACCTGGAAGCCGCCCTCCTGTTTCATCAAAACCCAAAGCACCAACTAAATCTAGAAGTAATTTAGAGCAAATATCCAAAGAATTTACTATGAGACCACAGGGAATGATAAAaatccctatcaactcactgaaccATTGGTTGAAGAAGAAAGCCGTGAGGATTGCAGAGTGA